The following coding sequences lie in one Arachis ipaensis cultivar K30076 chromosome B03, Araip1.1, whole genome shotgun sequence genomic window:
- the LOC107631783 gene encoding IRK-interacting protein isoform X2, which yields MRIQEELEVDEYSEDRSRATPTPQKHPPTPIVNKNGSKSNHKKKRSESDSSLNAEDASVSCNKCRPHSRDKIFVLPILDHNHNHNHKHQHSSLLASPNGIFKSIVSKLTRKSPMSSSSAASREDQWKLAVAELSHKLVQATRKRDEALVEASRLMKSMAELEKKLNKLELYCHTLKSGLEECSSSSNKVVVTQNPQQETVIQHFLVSVSEARSSVRLLSRSLTMQLRHMGGGGKVYDKVSTLLQPYDIRISFSKNPRSLVVYLEALLNRAFYEDFETVGFMKNACNQVLNPVERCESNMESFKMVQGLTWEEVLSKGTRHFSSEFSRFCDRKMSEIVGMLGWNRAWPEGLLQAFFGASKSVWMVHLLANSVHPSLSILRVDRAARFESLYMEDMAADKSHSLVPTLVRIMVAPGFYVYGSAVKCKVLCRYLTSTPTP from the exons ATGCGG ATTCAAGAAGAGCTTGAAGTGGATGAGTACAGTGAAGACAGAAGCAGAGCAACACCAACTCCTCAGAAGCACCCTCCCACGCCCATTGTCAACAAGAATGGCAGCAAATCCAACCACAAGAAGAAGAGGTCAGAATCCGACTCCTCACTCAACGCCGAAGATGCCTCCGTCTCCTGCAACAAGTGCAGGCCTCACTCCAGAGACAAAATCTTCGTGCTCCCCATATTGGATcacaaccacaaccacaaccacaaGCACCAACACTCTTCTCTCTTGGCCTCTCCCAATGGCATCTTCAAGTCCATTGTCTCCAAGCTCACACGCAAGAGCCCCATGTCGTCTTCCTCCGCCGCTTCCAGAGAAGACCAATGGAAGCTCGCAGTGGCCGAGCTCTCTCACAAGCTGGTCCAAGCCACCAGGAAGAGAGATGAGGCTCTCGTGGAAGCCTCCAGGCTCATGAAATCCATGGCCGAGTTGGAGAAGAAGCTCAACAAACTGGAGCTGTATTGCCACACCTTGAAATCGGGCCTGGAAGAGTGCAGCAGCAGTAGCAACAAGGTGGTGGTTACTCAGAATCCACAGCAAGAGACAGTGATCCAACACTTCTTGGTGTCAGTCTCGGAAGCAAGGTCTTCAGTGAGGCTTCTGAGCCGCTCCCTGACTATGCAGCTTCGGCACATGGGGGGAGGAGGCAAGGTGTACGACAAGGTGTCGACGCTGCTGCAACCGTACGACATAAGAATCTCGTTCTCAAAGAACCCGAGAAGCCTGGTGGTGTACCTGGAGGCACTGCTGAACAGGGCATTCTACGAGGACTTCGAAACGGTGGGGTTCATGAAGAACGCGTGCAACCAGGTGCTGAACCCAGTGGAGAGGTGCGAGTCGAACATGGAGTCGTTCAAGATGGTACAGGGGCTGACATGGGAGGAGGTTCTGAGCAAAGGCACAAGGCACTTCAGCTCGGAATTCAGCAGGTTCTGCGACAGGAAGATGAGCGAGATAGTGGGGATGCTGGGCTGGAACAGAGCATGGCCGGAGGGGTTGTTGCAGGCCTTCTTTGGCGCATCAAAGAGCGTGTGGATGGTTCACCTTCTTGCCAACTCGGTGCACCCAAGCTTGTCCATACTCAGAGTGGACAGGGCTGCGAGGTTCGAGTCGTTATACATGGAAGACATGGCCGCTGACAAGTCGCACAGCCTGGTGCCCACACTGGTGAGGATAATGGTCGCCCCTGGTTTCTACGTGTACGGCAGTGCCGTCAAGTGTAAGGTGCTTTGTAGGTACCTCACATCCACCCCTACCCCTTAA
- the LOC107631783 gene encoding IRK-interacting protein isoform X1, which produces MAASCSKSPPLPSRHSPHFTPIQEELEVDEYSEDRSRATPTPQKHPPTPIVNKNGSKSNHKKKRSESDSSLNAEDASVSCNKCRPHSRDKIFVLPILDHNHNHNHKHQHSSLLASPNGIFKSIVSKLTRKSPMSSSSAASREDQWKLAVAELSHKLVQATRKRDEALVEASRLMKSMAELEKKLNKLELYCHTLKSGLEECSSSSNKVVVTQNPQQETVIQHFLVSVSEARSSVRLLSRSLTMQLRHMGGGGKVYDKVSTLLQPYDIRISFSKNPRSLVVYLEALLNRAFYEDFETVGFMKNACNQVLNPVERCESNMESFKMVQGLTWEEVLSKGTRHFSSEFSRFCDRKMSEIVGMLGWNRAWPEGLLQAFFGASKSVWMVHLLANSVHPSLSILRVDRAARFESLYMEDMAADKSHSLVPTLVRIMVAPGFYVYGSAVKCKVLCRYLTSTPTP; this is translated from the exons atgGCTGCTTCTTGTTCCAAATCCCCCCCTCTTCCTTCTCGCCATTCTCCGCACTTCACTCCC ATTCAAGAAGAGCTTGAAGTGGATGAGTACAGTGAAGACAGAAGCAGAGCAACACCAACTCCTCAGAAGCACCCTCCCACGCCCATTGTCAACAAGAATGGCAGCAAATCCAACCACAAGAAGAAGAGGTCAGAATCCGACTCCTCACTCAACGCCGAAGATGCCTCCGTCTCCTGCAACAAGTGCAGGCCTCACTCCAGAGACAAAATCTTCGTGCTCCCCATATTGGATcacaaccacaaccacaaccacaaGCACCAACACTCTTCTCTCTTGGCCTCTCCCAATGGCATCTTCAAGTCCATTGTCTCCAAGCTCACACGCAAGAGCCCCATGTCGTCTTCCTCCGCCGCTTCCAGAGAAGACCAATGGAAGCTCGCAGTGGCCGAGCTCTCTCACAAGCTGGTCCAAGCCACCAGGAAGAGAGATGAGGCTCTCGTGGAAGCCTCCAGGCTCATGAAATCCATGGCCGAGTTGGAGAAGAAGCTCAACAAACTGGAGCTGTATTGCCACACCTTGAAATCGGGCCTGGAAGAGTGCAGCAGCAGTAGCAACAAGGTGGTGGTTACTCAGAATCCACAGCAAGAGACAGTGATCCAACACTTCTTGGTGTCAGTCTCGGAAGCAAGGTCTTCAGTGAGGCTTCTGAGCCGCTCCCTGACTATGCAGCTTCGGCACATGGGGGGAGGAGGCAAGGTGTACGACAAGGTGTCGACGCTGCTGCAACCGTACGACATAAGAATCTCGTTCTCAAAGAACCCGAGAAGCCTGGTGGTGTACCTGGAGGCACTGCTGAACAGGGCATTCTACGAGGACTTCGAAACGGTGGGGTTCATGAAGAACGCGTGCAACCAGGTGCTGAACCCAGTGGAGAGGTGCGAGTCGAACATGGAGTCGTTCAAGATGGTACAGGGGCTGACATGGGAGGAGGTTCTGAGCAAAGGCACAAGGCACTTCAGCTCGGAATTCAGCAGGTTCTGCGACAGGAAGATGAGCGAGATAGTGGGGATGCTGGGCTGGAACAGAGCATGGCCGGAGGGGTTGTTGCAGGCCTTCTTTGGCGCATCAAAGAGCGTGTGGATGGTTCACCTTCTTGCCAACTCGGTGCACCCAAGCTTGTCCATACTCAGAGTGGACAGGGCTGCGAGGTTCGAGTCGTTATACATGGAAGACATGGCCGCTGACAAGTCGCACAGCCTGGTGCCCACACTGGTGAGGATAATGGTCGCCCCTGGTTTCTACGTGTACGGCAGTGCCGTCAAGTGTAAGGTGCTTTGTAGGTACCTCACATCCACCCCTACCCCTTAA
- the LOC107631782 gene encoding protein SUPPRESSOR OF FRI 4 isoform X2: protein MGKKKKRVASKVWCYYCDREFDDEKILVQHQKAKHFKCHVCHKKLSTAGGMAIHVLQVHKESVTKVPNAKPGRESTDIEIYGMQGIPPDVLAAHYGEEDDDVPSKAAKVDIPSTQLVGGMVPPPLGTGYPPRPAVPPMYNPAVPVPPNAWAVPPRPAQPWYPQPPSVSIPPPAPYAQQPLFPVQNVRPPLPSTAPSPLQTQVTPPGMPSSTPSVPVSQPLFPVITTQSSTFSPAPLSSSAPSINPVISSSAPVDSHLGANSVVNAYQAIGIPGGTAGNSHSYASGPNTGGPSIGPPPVIANKAPAPQPAANEVYLVWDDEAMSMEERRMSLPKYQVHDETSQMSSIDAAIDKRILESRLAGRMAF, encoded by the exons ATgggtaagaagaagaagagggttGCGTCCAAGGTGTGGTGCTATTACTGCGATCGCGAATTCGACGATGAGAAGATCTTGGTGCAGCATCAGAAGGCCAAGCACTTCAAGTGCCATGTATGCCACAAGAAGCTCTCCACCGCCGGCGGTATGGCCATCCACGTCCTCCAGGTCCACAAGGAATCCGTCACCAA GGTGCCGAATGCGAAACCTGGTAGAGAGAGTACAGATATTGAAATATATGGAATGCAAGGGATTCCACCAGATGTCTTGGCTGCTCATTATGGAGAAGAAG ACGATGATGTTCCATCAAAGGCAGCAAAGGTGGACATACCATCAACACAGCTTGTAGGTGGAATGGTGCCACCTCCTTTGGGTACAGGATATCCTCCTCGACCAGCGGTACCGCCAAT GTATAATCCAGCCGTGCCTGTCCCCCCAAATGCTTGGGCTGTTCCACCTCGACCGGCTCAGCCATGGTATCCCCAACCTCCATCTGTTTCGATTCCACCACCTGCTCCTTACGCACAACAGCCATTATTCCCCGTGCAGAACGTGAGACCGCCACTGCCATCAACTGCTCCTTCTCCACTCCAAACTCAGGTTACTCCTCCTGGGATGCCTTCATCTACACCTTCTGTCCCTGTTTCGCAACCTTTGTTTCCTGTTATTACAACTCAAAGTTCAACATTTTCTCCTGCTCCTCTATCTTCAAGTGCTCCATCCATAAATCCAGTCATATCCTCAAGTGCCCCTGTTGATTCCCATTTGGGTGCCAACTCTGTTGTAAATGCTTATCAGGCAATAGGGATTCCAG GTGGGACAGCGGGTAACTCACATTCCTATGCATCTGGTCCAAATACCGGTGGCCCTTCAATCGGACCTCCCCCGGTAATTGCAAACAAAGCTCCTGCGCCTCAGCCTGCTGCTAATGAAGTCTACTTAGTTTGGGATGATGAGGCAATGTCCATG GAGGAAAGAAGAATGTCTCTGCCAAAATATCAGGTTCATGATGAAACTAGCCAG ATGAGCTCAATTGATGCAGCAATAGATAAGAGGATACTTGAAAGCAGGTTGGCTGGTCGCATGGCGTTCTAG
- the LOC107631782 gene encoding protein SUPPRESSOR OF FRI 4 isoform X1 — protein sequence MGKKKKRVASKVWCYYCDREFDDEKILVQHQKAKHFKCHVCHKKLSTAGGMAIHVLQVHKESVTKVPNAKPGRESTDIEIYGMQGIPPDVLAAHYGEEDDDVPSKAAKVDIPSTQLVGGMVPPPLGTGYPPRPAVPPMYNPAVPVPPNAWAVPPRPAQPWYPQPPSVSIPPPAPYAQQPLFPVQNVRPPLPSTAPSPLQTQVTPPGMPSSTPSVPVSQPLFPVITTQSSTFSPAPLSSSAPSINPVISSSAPVDSHLGANSVVNAYQAIGIPGGTAGNSHSYASGPNTGGPSIGPPPVIANKAPAPQPAANEVYLVWDDEAMSMEERRMSLPKYQVHDETSQVSHTTSVIDGVAFTSNQMSRLYASFIQIQLFTHYFFFTE from the exons ATgggtaagaagaagaagagggttGCGTCCAAGGTGTGGTGCTATTACTGCGATCGCGAATTCGACGATGAGAAGATCTTGGTGCAGCATCAGAAGGCCAAGCACTTCAAGTGCCATGTATGCCACAAGAAGCTCTCCACCGCCGGCGGTATGGCCATCCACGTCCTCCAGGTCCACAAGGAATCCGTCACCAA GGTGCCGAATGCGAAACCTGGTAGAGAGAGTACAGATATTGAAATATATGGAATGCAAGGGATTCCACCAGATGTCTTGGCTGCTCATTATGGAGAAGAAG ACGATGATGTTCCATCAAAGGCAGCAAAGGTGGACATACCATCAACACAGCTTGTAGGTGGAATGGTGCCACCTCCTTTGGGTACAGGATATCCTCCTCGACCAGCGGTACCGCCAAT GTATAATCCAGCCGTGCCTGTCCCCCCAAATGCTTGGGCTGTTCCACCTCGACCGGCTCAGCCATGGTATCCCCAACCTCCATCTGTTTCGATTCCACCACCTGCTCCTTACGCACAACAGCCATTATTCCCCGTGCAGAACGTGAGACCGCCACTGCCATCAACTGCTCCTTCTCCACTCCAAACTCAGGTTACTCCTCCTGGGATGCCTTCATCTACACCTTCTGTCCCTGTTTCGCAACCTTTGTTTCCTGTTATTACAACTCAAAGTTCAACATTTTCTCCTGCTCCTCTATCTTCAAGTGCTCCATCCATAAATCCAGTCATATCCTCAAGTGCCCCTGTTGATTCCCATTTGGGTGCCAACTCTGTTGTAAATGCTTATCAGGCAATAGGGATTCCAG GTGGGACAGCGGGTAACTCACATTCCTATGCATCTGGTCCAAATACCGGTGGCCCTTCAATCGGACCTCCCCCGGTAATTGCAAACAAAGCTCCTGCGCCTCAGCCTGCTGCTAATGAAGTCTACTTAGTTTGGGATGATGAGGCAATGTCCATG GAGGAAAGAAGAATGTCTCTGCCAAAATATCAGGTTCATGATGAAACTAGCCAGGTAAGTCATACTACCTCTGTAATAGATGGAGTTGCTTTCACATCTAACCAGATGAGTAGGCTTTATGCTTCCTTTATTCAGATTCAGTTGTTTACACATTATTTCTTCTTTACAGAGTAA